One Hippocampus zosterae strain Florida chromosome 21, ASM2543408v3, whole genome shotgun sequence genomic region harbors:
- the crebl2 gene encoding cAMP-responsive element-binding protein-like 2, protein MDENNKVLAAGKAKKPGKRGRKPAKIDLKAKLERSRQSARECRARKKLRYQYLEELVSSKERAICALREELDMYKQWCSAMDRGKIPAEIRALLTADDQHRGPATAGSGTKTLKSAKIQSNA, encoded by the exons ATGGACGAAAACAACAAG GTGCTGGCGGCGGGCAAAGCCAAGAAGCCCGGCAAGCGCGGCCGCAAGCCGGCCAAGATCGACCTGAAGGCCAAACTGGAGCGAAGTCGCCAGAGCGCCAGGGAGTGCCGCGCCAGGAAGAAGCTGCGCTACCAGTACCTGGAGGAGCtggtctccagcaaggagcggGCCATCTGCGCGCTCAGGGAGGAGCTGGACATG TACAAGCAGTGGTGCTCGGCCATGGACCGGGGCAAGATCCCCGCCGAGATCCGAGCTCTGCTGACGGCCGACGACCAGCACCGAGGACCCGCCACGGCGGGGAGCGGCACCAAAACGCTCAAGAGCGCCAAGATCCAAAGCAACGCCTGA